In the Ilumatobacteraceae bacterium genome, one interval contains:
- a CDS encoding aldo/keto reductase — MIPTTPFGRTGHSSTRVIFGAAALGAMSQQRADATLEIVDRAGINHLDTAASYGDSELRLAPFLSDHRDRFFLATKTGARSGSDARAELERSLERLGVDHVDLIQLHNLVEADEWAAAFAPDGAVDALAAARDEGLTRGIGVTGHGLRIAGMHARSLAEFDFDSVLLPYNFSLMQSDAYRSDVGSLRTMCAERNVAVQTIKAIARGRWARPDQPHFSWYEPLTDADAVDRAVRYVLGNDDLFLNTSSDARLLPLAIAAAEGELRVPSDDEMRADAERYAITPLFAEGALERI; from the coding sequence GTGATCCCCACCACGCCGTTCGGCCGCACCGGCCACTCGTCGACCCGTGTCATCTTCGGCGCAGCGGCGCTCGGCGCCATGAGCCAGCAGCGCGCCGACGCGACGCTCGAGATCGTGGATCGCGCCGGCATCAATCATCTCGACACCGCGGCGTCGTACGGCGATTCCGAGTTGCGGCTGGCACCGTTCCTCTCCGACCATCGCGACCGGTTCTTCCTCGCCACCAAGACCGGTGCCCGATCGGGCAGCGACGCCCGGGCCGAACTCGAGCGCTCGCTCGAGCGTCTCGGCGTCGACCACGTCGACTTGATCCAACTCCACAACCTGGTCGAAGCCGACGAATGGGCTGCTGCATTCGCGCCCGACGGCGCGGTCGACGCGCTGGCGGCCGCCCGCGACGAAGGCCTGACCCGAGGCATCGGGGTGACGGGCCACGGCCTGCGCATCGCCGGGATGCACGCACGGAGCCTCGCCGAGTTCGACTTCGACAGTGTGCTCCTTCCCTACAACTTCTCGCTGATGCAGAGCGACGCGTATCGGTCCGACGTCGGGTCGCTCCGAACGATGTGCGCCGAGCGCAACGTCGCCGTGCAGACCATCAAGGCGATCGCTCGCGGCCGCTGGGCGCGGCCGGACCAGCCGCACTTCAGCTGGTACGAACCGCTCACCGACGCCGACGCGGTCGATCGGGCGGTTCGCTACGTACTGGGCAACGACGACCTGTTCCTCAACACGAGCAGCGACGCTCGGCTGCTCCCGCTCGCGATCGCTGCCGCCGAGGGGGAGTTGCGTGTGCCGTCCGACGACGAGATGCGTGCCGACGCCGAGCGCTACGCGATCACCCCGCTGTTCGCCGAGGGTGCTCTCGAACGGATCTGA
- a CDS encoding HAD-IA family hydrolase, with product MPPTEATTTIRAVFWDFGGVILSSPFDAFNRYEAEHDLPTDFIRSVNARNPHTNAWALIERHEVDAATFDGLFAAESEALGHRVPGRDVLAMLSGGVRDEMVTALDRVIEAGYLTACLTNNVRSGDGSADRPEVDAVMDRFDHIVESSKVGCRKPEPRFYEIACDLAGVEPAECVFLDDLGINLKPARAMGMTTIKVLAADQAITDLEQVLGIDLR from the coding sequence ATGCCCCCCACGGAAGCGACGACAACGATCCGCGCCGTCTTCTGGGACTTCGGCGGAGTGATCCTGTCGAGCCCCTTCGACGCGTTCAACAGGTACGAGGCCGAACACGACCTCCCGACCGACTTCATCCGGTCGGTCAACGCGCGGAATCCACACACCAACGCCTGGGCGTTGATCGAGCGCCACGAGGTCGATGCCGCCACGTTCGACGGGCTGTTCGCCGCCGAATCCGAAGCGCTCGGCCATCGCGTTCCGGGACGCGATGTCCTCGCCATGCTGAGCGGCGGTGTCCGGGACGAGATGGTGACCGCGCTCGACCGGGTGATCGAAGCCGGGTACCTGACCGCCTGCCTCACCAACAACGTTCGCAGCGGCGATGGCAGCGCCGATCGACCGGAGGTCGACGCCGTCATGGACCGGTTCGACCACATCGTCGAGTCGAGCAAGGTCGGTTGCCGCAAGCCCGAGCCACGCTTCTACGAGATCGCCTGCGACCTCGCCGGCGTCGAGCCGGCCGAATGCGTGTTCCTCGACGACCTCGGCATCAACCTGAAACCCGCCAGGGCGATGGGCATGACGACGATCAAGGTGCTCGCCGCCGACCAGGCGATCACCGACCTCGAACAGGTGCTCGGCATCGATCTCCGCTGA
- a CDS encoding multifunctional oxoglutarate decarboxylase/oxoglutarate dehydrogenase thiamine pyrophosphate-binding subunit/dihydrolipoyllysine-residue succinyltransferase subunit, giving the protein MAASDSNGSGFGANSWLVEEMYEQYRADPDSVGDSWQEFFEDYRSVSAPAHSQQTTTAPPADEAPAADAPASETAAAPAPAPAAAPAPEATPKAKAEPADEPGEPIKGVGAAIVRNMTASLEVPTATSFRNIPAKLLEVNRRVINGYRARSGLGKVSFTHLIGYAIIRSISESVPNMKNGFATGSDGKPRVVRNEHVNMGLAVDVDNGDGTRSLIVPVLKNADQLDFNGFLAAYEEIIRKVKNNKLTIDDYAGANVTLTNPGTIGTVQSVPRLMPGQGVIVGVGSIDYPAEFEGADRRNLSAMGVSKVITITSTYDHRIIQGAESGLFLKRMHELLLGEHGFYEDIFTDLDMPYEAVKWRPDLNPLDREEAMLAKQMAVAKLIRVHRVRGHLIADLDPLHWKQPHMPVELDPATYGLTIWDLDREFLTDDVGGTHKLTLGDLLGVLRDAYCRTIGVEYMHIQNTEEQKWIQEHVEVKPPPFAKAQKDRILERLNAAEAFEKFLATKYVGTKRFGIEGAESAIPILDEILSGAADEGLEGAVLGMAHRGRLNVLSNIMGKSYEAIFSEFEGHVDPNTVQGSGDVKYHLGASGKYESPTGADIPIELAANPSHLETVDPIVMGMVRARQDQIEPIGAFSVLPLLIHGDAAFAGQGVVAECLAMSDIAGYRVGGTIHLIINNQIGFTTAPEMSRSSLYCSDVAKTVQAPIFHVNGDDPEACVRVARLAWEYRQKFHKDVVIDMVCYRRHGHNEGDDPSYTQPLMYQAIAERRSVRKLYVETLVKRGDITVDEAEQALSDFQSKLQVALEETRSKASEVHKVPPPPKPAGVLPHIQTGVDRDTLERIFAQLTAYPDGFTPHPKLAKQFELRNQQFDADHDLDWATAESLAIGSLILEGHPVRLSGEDSRRGTFSQRHAALVDFETGVPWIPLAGLEGAEANYWVYDSLLSEYAALGYEYGYAHSNTEALVMWEAQFGDFINGAQVIIDQYIVAAEDKWGQRNGVVLLLPHGYEGQGPEHSSARIERFLTLAAEDNMQVCNATTAAQYFHLLRRQVHSERHTPLILFTPKQGLRMKQTRSHIDELTTGSFEEVLDDPNVADPAAVERVVFCSGKVAWDAMAARDERDAPVAIVRVEQLYPLPTTEMLRVVQEQYPNAKELRWLQEEPANMGAWNFIEHHVWRVKDLGYDLRHIARHESGSPATGSKAVHDQELAELMDKTFEGH; this is encoded by the coding sequence ATGGCTGCATCAGACTCCAACGGCTCGGGATTCGGGGCCAACTCCTGGCTCGTCGAGGAAATGTACGAGCAATACCGTGCCGACCCCGACTCGGTGGGCGACTCCTGGCAGGAGTTCTTCGAGGACTACCGGTCGGTGAGCGCCCCGGCGCACTCACAACAGACGACCACGGCTCCACCCGCCGATGAGGCGCCGGCGGCCGACGCCCCTGCCTCGGAGACGGCCGCCGCGCCGGCACCTGCACCCGCTGCGGCACCCGCCCCGGAGGCGACGCCGAAGGCCAAGGCCGAACCCGCCGACGAGCCGGGCGAGCCGATCAAGGGTGTCGGCGCCGCGATCGTGCGCAACATGACGGCCAGCCTCGAGGTGCCGACCGCCACCAGCTTCCGGAACATCCCGGCCAAGTTGCTCGAGGTCAACCGCAGGGTGATCAACGGCTACCGCGCCCGCTCGGGCCTCGGCAAGGTCAGCTTCACCCACCTGATCGGCTATGCGATCATCCGGTCGATCTCCGAGTCCGTCCCGAACATGAAGAACGGCTTCGCGACCGGCTCCGACGGCAAGCCGCGCGTCGTCCGCAACGAGCACGTCAACATGGGCCTCGCGGTCGACGTCGACAACGGCGACGGCACCCGCAGCCTGATCGTCCCCGTGCTGAAGAACGCCGATCAACTCGACTTCAACGGGTTCCTCGCCGCGTACGAGGAGATCATCCGCAAGGTCAAGAACAACAAGCTCACCATCGACGACTACGCCGGTGCGAACGTCACGCTGACCAACCCCGGAACCATCGGCACCGTCCAGTCGGTACCGCGGCTGATGCCCGGTCAGGGCGTCATCGTCGGGGTCGGCAGCATCGACTACCCGGCCGAGTTCGAAGGCGCCGACCGTCGCAACCTGTCGGCGATGGGCGTGTCGAAGGTGATCACGATCACCTCGACCTACGACCACCGCATCATCCAGGGCGCCGAGTCCGGGCTCTTCCTGAAGCGGATGCACGAGCTGCTGCTCGGTGAGCACGGCTTCTACGAAGACATCTTCACCGACCTCGACATGCCGTACGAGGCGGTCAAATGGCGTCCCGACCTCAACCCGCTCGATCGTGAAGAGGCGATGCTGGCCAAGCAGATGGCCGTCGCGAAGCTGATCCGCGTCCACCGCGTGCGCGGTCACCTCATCGCCGACCTCGACCCGCTCCACTGGAAGCAACCGCACATGCCGGTCGAGCTCGACCCGGCCACCTACGGCCTCACCATCTGGGACCTCGACCGTGAGTTCCTCACCGACGACGTCGGCGGAACCCACAAGCTGACGCTCGGCGATCTGCTCGGCGTCCTGCGCGATGCGTACTGCCGCACCATCGGTGTGGAGTACATGCACATCCAGAACACCGAAGAGCAGAAGTGGATCCAGGAGCACGTCGAGGTCAAGCCGCCACCCTTCGCCAAGGCGCAGAAGGACCGCATCCTCGAGCGCCTCAACGCCGCCGAGGCCTTCGAGAAGTTCCTCGCCACCAAGTACGTCGGGACCAAGCGGTTCGGCATCGAGGGTGCCGAGTCGGCGATCCCGATCCTCGACGAGATCCTGTCCGGCGCCGCCGACGAGGGCCTCGAGGGCGCGGTGCTCGGCATGGCGCATCGCGGCCGACTCAACGTGCTGTCCAACATCATGGGCAAGAGCTACGAGGCGATCTTCTCCGAGTTCGAGGGCCACGTCGACCCCAACACCGTCCAGGGCTCCGGCGACGTCAAGTACCACCTGGGCGCCTCCGGCAAGTACGAGAGCCCGACCGGCGCCGACATCCCGATCGAACTCGCGGCCAACCCGAGCCATCTCGAGACCGTCGATCCGATCGTCATGGGCATGGTCAGGGCCCGACAGGACCAGATCGAGCCGATCGGTGCGTTCTCGGTCCTCCCGCTGCTGATCCACGGCGACGCGGCGTTCGCCGGCCAGGGCGTCGTCGCCGAGTGCCTCGCGATGAGCGACATCGCGGGCTACCGGGTCGGTGGCACGATCCACCTGATCATCAACAACCAGATCGGTTTCACCACGGCACCGGAGATGAGCCGCTCGTCGCTGTACTGCTCCGACGTCGCCAAGACCGTGCAGGCGCCGATCTTCCATGTCAACGGCGACGATCCCGAGGCGTGCGTTCGGGTCGCCCGGCTCGCCTGGGAGTACCGCCAGAAGTTCCACAAGGACGTCGTGATCGACATGGTGTGCTACCGCCGCCACGGTCACAACGAGGGCGACGACCCGAGCTACACGCAGCCGCTGATGTACCAGGCGATCGCCGAGCGACGCAGCGTGCGCAAGCTCTACGTCGAGACGCTGGTCAAGCGCGGTGACATCACCGTCGACGAGGCCGAGCAGGCGCTGAGCGACTTCCAGAGCAAGCTCCAGGTCGCGCTCGAGGAGACCCGCTCGAAGGCGTCCGAGGTCCACAAGGTGCCGCCGCCGCCCAAACCGGCCGGCGTGCTGCCGCACATCCAGACCGGCGTCGACCGCGACACGCTCGAACGCATCTTCGCGCAGCTCACGGCGTACCCCGACGGGTTCACGCCGCACCCGAAGCTGGCGAAACAGTTCGAGCTGCGCAACCAGCAGTTCGACGCCGACCACGATCTCGACTGGGCGACGGCCGAGTCGCTCGCGATCGGTTCGCTGATCCTCGAGGGCCATCCGGTCCGGCTCTCCGGCGAAGACTCCCGGCGCGGGACGTTCAGCCAGCGCCACGCCGCCCTGGTCGACTTCGAGACCGGAGTCCCCTGGATCCCCCTCGCCGGGCTCGAGGGTGCCGAGGCGAACTACTGGGTCTACGACTCCCTGCTCAGCGAATACGCGGCGCTCGGCTACGAGTACGGCTATGCCCACTCCAACACCGAAGCGCTCGTCATGTGGGAAGCGCAGTTCGGCGACTTCATCAACGGCGCACAGGTCATCATCGACCAGTACATCGTCGCCGCCGAAGACAAGTGGGGCCAGCGCAATGGCGTCGTGCTGCTCCTCCCGCACGGTTACGAGGGGCAGGGGCCCGAGCACTCGTCGGCCCGGATCGAACGTTTCCTCACGCTCGCGGCCGAAGACAACATGCAGGTGTGCAACGCCACGACGGCGGCGCAGTACTTCCACCTGCTCCGTCGCCAGGTGCACAGCGAGCGGCACACGCCGCTGATCCTCTTCACTCCCAAGCAGGGCTTGCGCATGAAGCAGACCCGCTCCCACATCGACGAGCTCACCACGGGCTCGTTCGAAGAGGTGCTCGACGACCCGAACGTCGCCGATCCCGCCGCCGTCGAGCGGGTGGTGTTCTGCTCCGGCAAGGTGGCGTGGGATGCGATGGCGGCTCGCGACGAACGCGATGCCCCGGTCGCGATCGTTCGTGTCGAGCAGCTCTACCCGTTGCCGACGACCGAGATGCTCCGCGTCGTCCAGGAGCAGTACCCGAACGCCAAGGAACTGCGTTGGTTGCAGGAGGAGCCGGCCAACATGGGCGCCTGGAACTTCATCGAGCACCACGTCTGGCGGGTCAAGGACCTCGGCTACGACCTGCGGCACATCGCACGGCACGAGTCCGGTAGCCCGGCGACCGGTTCCAAGGCCGTTCACGACCAGGAGCTCGCCGAGCTCATGGACAAGACCTTCGAGGGCCACTGA
- a CDS encoding class I SAM-dependent methyltransferase, which translates to MPDQHLDPTVAATYDARVADRFDPDLLAATTGRLAELAGGGAALEFAIGTGRVALPLTERGVEVHGIELSEPMLAELRAKPGGDSIPVTVGDMTSTPVPGTFSLVYLVFNTIGNLTTQGAQVACFRNAAAHLEPGGHFVIEVGVPDPPRRHEPSRFRPFSVTDDHIGIDEYVDPVDQVFVSHHYRPNDEEGARVSGRFRYVWPSELDLMAQLAGMRLRHRWGGWDGDVFTHSSPSHVSVWQLSA; encoded by the coding sequence ATGCCCGACCAGCACCTCGACCCGACGGTCGCCGCCACGTACGACGCCCGCGTGGCCGACCGATTCGACCCTGACCTGCTCGCGGCCACCACCGGCCGCCTCGCCGAACTGGCCGGTGGCGGCGCAGCGCTCGAATTCGCGATCGGTACGGGCCGGGTCGCGCTGCCGCTGACGGAGCGCGGCGTGGAGGTGCACGGCATCGAGCTCTCCGAACCGATGCTCGCCGAGCTCCGGGCCAAGCCGGGCGGCGACTCGATCCCGGTCACGGTCGGCGACATGACATCGACGCCGGTCCCCGGCACGTTCTCGCTGGTGTACCTCGTGTTCAACACGATCGGGAACCTGACCACGCAGGGGGCCCAGGTCGCCTGCTTCCGGAACGCTGCGGCCCACCTCGAGCCGGGCGGACACTTCGTGATCGAGGTCGGCGTGCCCGACCCGCCGCGGCGCCACGAGCCCAGCCGCTTCCGTCCGTTCTCGGTCACCGACGATCACATCGGGATCGACGAGTACGTCGACCCCGTCGACCAGGTGTTCGTCTCGCACCACTACCGACCGAACGACGAGGAGGGGGCGCGGGTCTCCGGGCGCTTCCGCTACGTGTGGCCGTCCGAGCTCGATCTCATGGCGCAGCTCGCCGGTATGCGCTTGCGGCACCGGTGGGGCGGTTGGGACGGCGACGTGTTCACCCACTCGTCGCCGAGCCACGTCTCGGTCTGGCAGCTCTCGGCCTGA
- a CDS encoding histone H1-like repetitive region-containing protein, producing the protein MPKHQQPQLFVVDGSNIATEGRSQPSLEQLNEAVLAFMDEHPGVEITVVVDATFGHRIAKKETKAFDEAVANNELVTPPAGAIGRGDAFVLSIANKAKAGVLSNDSFQEFHGEYDWLFDEGRLIGGKPVPHVGWVFVARTPVRGPKSRQAVKDAKADHTEAKQKANRRVRAKAADEETADEPADDSASSSSREGSKRSSGRGRRKRSEAPVEASAASTSSDAGSTGGSAPSRDQVNDLMPFLEFVENHPVGTSCTAQVESYASHGAYARTGDVLIYIPLRLMDDPAPRSARSALNIGDAVAVVIVGFTPDRRSIDAALPHMASEHVSDSEPATGSGDAADTTERPKRPTKKTAAKKTAAKKTAAKKSPAKKTAAKKTAAKKTAAKQTAAAEGAPAEQTAAKKTPAKKTPAKKTPAKKTAAKKTPAKKTAAKKAPAKQTAAKKTAAKKAPATKAPAKKTAAKKAPAKKTTAKKAPAKKTSD; encoded by the coding sequence ATGCCCAAACATCAGCAACCTCAACTCTTCGTGGTCGACGGATCCAACATCGCCACCGAGGGTCGCTCCCAGCCCAGCCTCGAACAGCTCAACGAAGCGGTTCTGGCCTTCATGGACGAGCACCCCGGCGTCGAGATCACCGTGGTCGTCGACGCCACGTTCGGACACCGAATCGCGAAGAAGGAGACCAAGGCGTTCGACGAAGCCGTGGCCAACAACGAGTTGGTGACGCCGCCCGCCGGCGCCATCGGTCGCGGTGACGCGTTCGTCCTGTCGATCGCCAACAAGGCCAAGGCCGGCGTGCTCTCCAACGACTCGTTCCAAGAGTTCCACGGCGAGTACGACTGGCTCTTCGACGAAGGACGCCTGATCGGCGGCAAGCCGGTCCCGCACGTCGGGTGGGTGTTCGTGGCCCGTACCCCCGTGCGCGGCCCCAAGAGTCGTCAGGCGGTCAAGGACGCCAAGGCCGACCACACCGAAGCCAAGCAGAAGGCGAATCGCCGGGTGCGCGCCAAGGCCGCCGACGAGGAGACCGCCGACGAACCAGCAGACGACTCGGCGAGCTCGTCGTCCCGTGAGGGCTCGAAGCGGTCGTCGGGCCGCGGTCGACGCAAGCGTTCGGAGGCTCCGGTCGAGGCGTCGGCAGCGTCGACCTCGTCCGATGCAGGGTCGACCGGTGGCTCGGCGCCGTCGCGCGACCAGGTCAACGACCTCATGCCGTTCCTCGAGTTCGTCGAGAACCACCCGGTCGGCACGAGCTGCACGGCTCAAGTCGAGAGCTACGCGTCGCACGGTGCGTACGCCCGCACCGGCGACGTGCTGATCTACATCCCGCTGCGGTTGATGGACGATCCGGCACCGCGCAGCGCGCGCTCGGCGCTGAACATCGGCGACGCGGTCGCCGTCGTGATCGTCGGCTTCACGCCTGATCGGCGCAGCATCGACGCTGCGCTCCCACACATGGCGTCCGAGCACGTGTCGGACTCCGAGCCCGCCACCGGTTCCGGCGATGCCGCCGACACGACCGAGCGGCCGAAGCGCCCCACCAAGAAGACGGCCGCCAAGAAGACCGCAGCGAAGAAGACGGCTGCCAAGAAGTCCCCGGCGAAGAAGACGGCTGCCAAGAAGACCGCTGCCAAGAAGACCGCGGCGAAGCAGACGGCTGCTGCCGAGGGGGCCCCCGCCGAGCAGACGGCGGCGAAGAAGACGCCCGCCAAGAAGACACCGGCGAAGAAGACCCCGGCCAAGAAGACGGCGGCCAAGAAGACCCCGGCCAAGAAGACGGCCGCCAAGAAGGCGCCGGCCAAGCAGACCGCTGCGAAGAAGACAGCCGCCAAGAAAGCTCCGGCGACGAAGGCTCCGGCCAAGAAGACGGCCGCCAAGAAAGCTCCGGCCAAGAAGACGACCGCCAAGAAGGCGCCGGCCAAGAAGACCTCCGACTGA
- the ligD gene encoding non-homologous end-joining DNA ligase, translating to MSDPDFVAPTLATLVDAPVDGPEWIFERKLDGIRLIVVRDGDRVRLWSRNHKDRTDHYPEIVAAAHSQTCHRFVLDGEVVAFDGDVTSFARLQTGEGRRFLYVFDALRLGDADLRSLPLRDRKTRLRDTIDSEDPIRFCRHRNGGDGVGTSWLAEACRKGWEGLIAKRADGTYRSGRSRDWLKLKCIARQELVIGGFTDPRGSRTGFGALLVGYHAEGSLRFAGRVGTGFDDGTLERLTSLLTSREQASSPFDDAPDGRDVHWVSPDLVCEVGFTEWTAAGRLRHPRFLGLRDDKPARDVVRERPGAAP from the coding sequence ATGAGCGATCCTGACTTCGTCGCACCGACGCTCGCCACCCTCGTCGACGCACCGGTCGACGGACCCGAGTGGATCTTCGAACGCAAACTCGACGGCATCCGGCTGATCGTCGTCCGCGACGGCGACCGGGTCCGGCTCTGGTCGCGCAACCACAAGGACCGGACCGATCACTATCCCGAGATCGTCGCCGCGGCGCACTCCCAGACCTGTCACCGCTTCGTCCTCGACGGCGAGGTCGTCGCGTTCGACGGCGACGTCACCAGTTTCGCCCGACTCCAAACGGGCGAAGGGCGACGGTTCCTCTACGTGTTCGACGCATTGCGACTCGGCGACGCCGACCTCCGATCGTTGCCGCTCCGGGATCGCAAGACGCGCCTGCGGGACACGATCGACTCCGAGGACCCGATCCGCTTCTGCCGACACCGCAACGGCGGCGACGGGGTCGGAACCTCCTGGCTCGCCGAGGCCTGCCGAAAGGGGTGGGAAGGACTGATCGCCAAGCGTGCCGACGGGACCTACCGCTCCGGGCGCAGCCGCGACTGGCTGAAACTGAAGTGCATCGCCCGACAGGAACTCGTGATCGGCGGCTTCACCGACCCCAGGGGCTCACGCACCGGTTTCGGGGCGCTCCTCGTCGGCTACCACGCCGAGGGTTCGCTCCGGTTCGCCGGACGTGTCGGCACGGGGTTCGACGACGGCACGCTCGAGCGCCTCACCTCGTTGCTGACGTCGCGAGAGCAGGCGTCGTCGCCGTTCGACGACGCACCGGACGGACGGGATGTCCACTGGGTCTCGCCCGACCTGGTGTGCGAGGTCGGGTTCACCGAGTGGACGGCCGCCGGTCGGCTCCGTCACCCGCGGTTCCTCGGCCTGCGCGACGACAAGCCGGCCCGGGACGTGGTCCGCGAACGCCCGGGAGCCGCACCGTGA
- a CDS encoding DNA polymerase ligase N-terminal domain-containing protein — translation MNGRLDDYRSKRDFDRTDEPSGSASVPSADGPPRFVIQHHDASSEHYDFRLEDDGVLLSWAVPKGPSTDPSDKRLAVRTEDHPLDYIDFEGTIPAGEYGGGAVIVWDVGTWEHLTTDDDGEPLSVGDAIERGHLTFWLTGQKLSGGYTLQRFRPDEGQWLLIKRDDDGADARRRPTSTQPESVLSGYTVEQVAELMADDERS, via the coding sequence ATGAACGGTCGACTCGACGACTACCGCTCGAAGCGCGACTTCGATCGCACGGACGAACCCAGCGGATCCGCATCGGTACCGTCGGCCGACGGTCCGCCGAGGTTCGTGATCCAACACCATGACGCGTCGAGCGAGCACTACGACTTCCGACTCGAAGACGACGGCGTGCTGCTCTCGTGGGCGGTACCGAAGGGCCCGTCGACCGATCCGAGCGACAAACGACTCGCCGTGCGCACCGAGGACCATCCACTCGACTACATCGACTTCGAGGGCACCATCCCCGCCGGCGAGTACGGCGGGGGCGCCGTCATCGTGTGGGACGTCGGCACCTGGGAGCACCTGACCACCGACGACGACGGCGAGCCCCTGTCCGTCGGCGACGCGATCGAACGCGGACACCTCACCTTCTGGCTGACCGGGCAGAAGCTCTCCGGCGGCTACACCCTGCAACGGTTCCGACCCGACGAGGGACAGTGGTTGCTGATCAAGCGTGACGACGACGGTGCCGACGCCCGCCGGCGGCCCACGTCGACCCAACCCGAGTCCGTGCTCAGCGGCTACACCGTCGAGCAGGTCGCCGAACTGATGGCCGACGATGAGCGATCCTGA
- a CDS encoding DMT family transporter, translated as MSAPSTSPPVAPEDVELGPMDWVAIAIPGLIWGSSFFLIAEGLDAFSPYLVTWMRIAFGLTVLAAVPAARRPVPRDAWPMIATLGLVWMALPLTLFSLAEQRVSSSVTGMLNGANPIFTAAVAAVVVAAFPPRRQQIGLLVGLAGIVLIALPSWSDGGSSAGGVLMILGALGCYGIALNLAGPVQRRLGSLPVIMRGLAVAFVLTAPLGLAGIGESEFVWRSAVAVAVLGALGTGLAFVQMASNAGRYGGTRAASTTYLIPAVSLFLGVVFRGESVEALAVIGSSIAVSGAYLVNTSAPATRLRR; from the coding sequence ATGAGCGCACCGTCCACCAGCCCTCCGGTCGCCCCGGAAGACGTCGAGCTCGGACCGATGGACTGGGTCGCGATCGCGATTCCCGGCTTGATCTGGGGATCGAGCTTCTTCCTCATCGCCGAAGGACTCGACGCGTTCTCGCCGTACCTCGTCACGTGGATGCGGATCGCGTTCGGCCTCACGGTGTTGGCGGCGGTTCCGGCTGCCAGGCGGCCGGTGCCGCGTGATGCGTGGCCGATGATCGCGACGCTCGGCCTCGTGTGGATGGCGCTGCCGTTGACGTTGTTCTCGCTCGCCGAGCAGCGGGTCTCGTCGAGCGTGACCGGGATGCTGAACGGAGCCAACCCGATCTTCACTGCGGCCGTCGCTGCGGTCGTCGTGGCAGCGTTCCCACCGCGACGCCAGCAGATCGGTCTGCTCGTCGGACTGGCCGGCATCGTGTTGATCGCGCTGCCGTCCTGGTCGGACGGCGGCTCGAGTGCCGGCGGTGTGTTGATGATCCTCGGGGCGCTCGGCTGCTACGGCATCGCCCTCAACCTGGCCGGCCCGGTCCAGCGTCGTCTGGGTTCGCTGCCGGTGATCATGCGTGGCCTCGCGGTCGCGTTCGTGCTGACCGCTCCACTCGGTCTGGCCGGCATCGGCGAATCCGAGTTCGTCTGGCGGAGTGCGGTGGCGGTCGCAGTGCTCGGGGCGCTCGGCACCGGGCTGGCCTTCGTCCAGATGGCGTCGAACGCCGGTCGCTACGGGGGCACCCGTGCGGCATCGACCACCTACCTGATCCCGGCGGTCTCGCTGTTCCTCGGCGTCGTGTTCCGGGGTGAGTCGGTCGAGGCACTGGCGGTGATCGGCAGTTCGATCGCCGTGTCCGGGGCGTACCTCGTGAACACGTCGGCGCCGGCGACGAGACTCAGGCGCTGA
- a CDS encoding phytanoyl-CoA dioxygenase family protein — MALISETDVETFERDGAAVLRGALSPDFIEQLAAGVEYNRTHPSEWSHRYTNPDESVGFWTDYVTWPNVPEYRAVVFESGLARVAARLMRSDTVRFFHEHVLVKEPGASERTPWHHDQPYYSVDGDQNVSMWIGLDPVPHDRAVRFLAGSHRWNRWFIPRKFIDHTPYAPESDRYELLPDIDRMIADEPDTYRTVSFDTEPGDVVVFHYRTLHDAPGNASTARRRRAVSLRWVGDDARWAERPWQVSPPYEADGLSVGDELDDARFPLVV; from the coding sequence GTGGCCCTGATCAGCGAGACCGACGTGGAGACGTTCGAACGCGACGGCGCCGCCGTGCTCCGGGGCGCGCTCTCGCCCGACTTCATCGAACAGCTCGCGGCCGGCGTCGAGTACAACCGCACCCATCCCAGCGAGTGGTCGCACCGGTACACCAATCCCGACGAGTCGGTGGGGTTCTGGACCGACTACGTGACCTGGCCGAACGTGCCCGAGTACCGAGCGGTCGTGTTCGAGAGCGGACTGGCACGTGTGGCCGCCCGGTTGATGCGATCCGACACGGTGCGGTTCTTCCACGAACACGTCCTCGTCAAGGAACCGGGCGCGTCCGAGCGGACGCCGTGGCACCACGACCAGCCGTACTACTCGGTCGACGGCGACCAGAACGTCAGCATGTGGATCGGGCTCGACCCCGTCCCCCACGATCGGGCCGTGCGCTTCCTGGCGGGTTCGCATCGCTGGAACCGGTGGTTCATCCCTCGCAAGTTCATCGACCACACCCCGTACGCGCCCGAGAGCGACCGCTACGAACTGCTCCCCGACATCGACCGGATGATCGCCGACGAGCCCGACACCTACCGGACGGTCTCGTTCGACACCGAGCCCGGCGACGTCGTCGTGTTCCACTACCGCACGTTGCACGATGCGCCGGGCAACGCGTCGACGGCACGACGCCGCCGTGCGGTCAGCCTGCGGTGGGTCGGTGACGACGCCCGGTGGGCCGAGCGCCCGTGGCAGGTCTCACCGCCCTACGAGGCCGACGGGCTGTCGGTCGGTGACGAACTCGACGACGCCCGATTTCCGCTCGTCGTCTGA